In Candidatus Eremiobacterota bacterium, the genomic stretch GAGCCGCGCGACTGCTCGTTCGAGCAGCTCGTCGCACGCCACCCGCAGCTGCTCGACAAGTCGCTGCCGCTGCGATACTACAGCCGGGAACGGCTGTTCGGCGAGGCGGCCCGGGTTCGCTGGCTCGAGCCCGATCGTCGCGCGCTCCCGCGTTGTCCGATCCATCGCGGGGTGGCGGCGTGAGCGGCCGGCGCACCGGCACGAGTGCACGGCGCAGCGGCGTCCGAGCCGTGCGTGCGCTCGCGGTTGCCGTAGCGATGTGGGCGGCGTGCCCGCAGAGCGCGGTTGCAGACGAACGCGCGGCGTTCTCCGGGTCGTTCAGTCTCACGCTGAAAACGCCGGCGCAGCAGGCGCTGCCGCTGTTCGATCCCGTCGGCGAAGCGGCGTGGGCGCCGGGCTGGGCTCCGGTCTTCGCGCGCGCGTCGGACCGGGCGGCGCTTCCCGACGGATCCGTCTTCACGACGCCCGGCCACGGCGAGCGCGCCTCGACCTGGGTGCTGCAGCGCTACGACCGGCGCGCGGGCGAGATCGTCTACACCGTCTTCGATCCGCAAGACGTGGTGGTTGCGATCCACATCACCGTGCGCGACCGTTCGCCGGGCGCTTCCGAGGCGCTGGTGCGCTATGACCTGGTCGCCACCAGCGCCGCGGGCGACCGGTTCGTGCAAGAGTTCGGCTCGTCGTTCCCGCACCTGCAACCGCATTGGCAGCACGCGCTCGACGCGGCGCTCGCACACCAGTCCTGAGGCGAACGACGTTCAGCACCTGACCTTCATCCCGCAGCTCCACCGCGCGACGCACGCCGTCGCGCTGGCGCTGGCCGCCGATCCGCAGCTCGACGTCTCGCAAGCCGAGGCGCACGTCCTCGCGCACCTCCACGAAAGCGGGCCTGCCCGCATCTCGGAATTGCACGAACGCTTCGGGCACCGCCGCTCGACGCTGACCAGCGTGCTGGACCGTCTCGAGCAGCGAGCGCTGATCGCGCGCAAGAACGATCCCGCGGACCGGCGCTCGTTCATCGTCAGCCTGACGCCGAGGGGACGGTCGCTCGCCGCCGCCGTGCATCGTGCGCTGCTCGAGATCGAGCGCGCGGCGCTCGCCGGATTGAGCAAAGGAAAGCGCGCGCAGGTGCGCGCGGCGCTCGATGCGTTCACCGCATCCGCCGAAGGACGCCGCGGGGCAGGACCCTAGACGTCCCCGAAGGCCGCTACGGAGAGATCCTGCCGCGGAGAGTTTCGGGAACGAATGCTAGACGAGTCGGAAGCAATCGCATCGAAGAAACATAACTTGTCCGACGCATTGCCTCCGGGATAATCACCAAATTCCAACCGTGAGGCCGGTCGGCGTCCGACGGGGCGATTATCGCTTCGAACCGTTCGCTTCGTGCCGCTTCACCGATTCGCTGAGTGAGCGGAAACCGCCCACGATCTTGATCACGCAGCCACGGCTTGTGTAGCTCACTCGCTGATACGCCCAGTTCTGCTTGCACGTAGAGATCGCGTAGATCCAAGACCTGGCTCAAGCTCACATCGAGGATCAGCATAGCGCGCTTCGGAACAGCCAAGAGTCCGGATGAGCGGATGATAGCCCCACCTCGAGAAGCGCCGTGCGCCGCCGACTCGCGACATAGTACGCCTCGAATGTGTGCTTGCGATTGAAGCGGCCGCCGCGTTGCGTAGATCCGAATCCCGACAGCGGCGAGCCTGCGTGCGTCATCTGAATGGAACGATAGAAGCGACCAGCAACCACGGTGCGTGGGACAACCCTGAGACGCTTTCTAAACCCTCGAACAGTCGTCAGATCGGCTGACCGCTCTCGAGAGCGTATACGAGCGTTTCCACGGACGGGAAATCGCCTTGGATGAGGAGATCCAAGGGCGACGCTTGGTCGAGTTGAGGCCGGGGACTCTTCAACCAAATCAACGTCGAGCGCCGTGAACCGAGGAGATCATCTAAGCGCGCGAGGAGCACGGCGATCTTTCGACCGGGCTTCTGAAGCCGCTCCGAGGTCGGATTGCTACGAAGCGCTCGCTCTGTCAGATGGGCGGTCTTGGCAATTTTACGAAGCGAGACATCCAAAGCTTCGGCTAGGGCGGGCGCCAGCACACGGCCCCGGGCGTCGAAAACCTCCTCAGCAGCCACGCGCTTGAGCGCTGCTCCCCCGATGCCCATGTCCTGTCGCTTCTGCGCGACCGGCACTTTGCCTTCCAGAAATTTTCCGCTCTACTGCCCGCCCGAGTCAGCGGAATAGTGCTGATCATCCGACCGGTTCGGTTTTGAAAAGCGCGTTCGGTCGTTCCGGTGTGGTCTCCGCGCTCGCCGCCGTCGTCATCGGCCCGCCTTACCCCGCAAGTCGCGACGAAGGGCGAGCAACCGAATCGTGCCGGTCAGGCTGGCGACAGCTCGACCCACGTCGGCGCATGGTCGCTCGTCTTCTCGCGTGCGCGTACGTCGCGATCGACGCCCGCGGCGACCAGGCGCCGCGCGACGGCGGGGCTGAGCATGATGTGGTCGATCCGCAGGCCCGCATCGCGGCTGAACGCGTTCCGGAAGTAGTCCCAGAACGTGTAGATGCGTTCTCCGGGATGGAGCGTCCGCACCGCATCGGTCCATCCCTGCTCCGCAAGCCGGTGAAACGCGGCTCGAACTTCGGGACGAAAGAGCGCGTCGTCGACCCACCGCTCCGGCTTGTACACGTCGAGCTCCGTCGGCATCACGTTGTAATCGCCGGCCAGCACCACGGGAACGTCACGCGCGAGCAGCTCGCGAGCGTAGGCGAGGAGCGCGTCGAACCACGCGAGCTTGTAGTCGAACCTGGGACCGGGCGCGGGATTCCCGTTGGGGAGATAGAGGCATCCGATCAGCAGGCCGTCGACCGACGCCTCGATGTAGCGCGAATGCGAGGCGTCCGGCTCGCCCGGCAATCCAGCGCGCGTCTGCACCGGTGGCTCCCCGCGCTTTAAGATCGCGACGCCGTTCCAGCTCTTCTGCCCCAGCCAGATCGCGCCGTATCCTGCAGCGCGGATCGCGTCGGCCGGAAACTTTTCTTGCGGCGCCTTGAGCTCTTGCAGGCAAACGACGTCGGGCCTCGCTTGTGCGAGCCAATCGAGCAGCACCGGGAGCCGCCCGTTGACGCCGTTGACGTTATACGTCGCGATCTTCATCCGGTCGCGCTAGCGGCTGAGAATGATGTGGGTGGCGTTTTCCGTGGCTTGATGTTCGGTGACGCGGTAGCCGAGCGCCGGCAAGTCGATTCCGCCGAACATCGCTTCACCTTGACCGAGCACGACCGGCGACATGGCGAAATGGAGCTCGTCGATCAGGCCGGCGCGAAGATATTGACGCACCGTCTCGACGCCACCGCCGATCTTCACGTCGCGACCGTTGGCGGCAGCCTTCGCCTGTTCCAGTGCCGACTCGATCCCGTCGGTCACGAAGATAAAGGTTGTTCCGCCTTCCATCTCGATCGGATCGCGCGGATGGTGCGTGAGCACGAACGTCGGCGCGTGATAGGGCGGATTGTCGCCCCACCAGCCCTTCCAGCTCTCGTCCGGCCAAGCGCCGCGGATCGGTCCGAACATATTGCGGCCGAGAATGAACGCGCCGAAGCCGTCCATCGAACGATGCGCGTAGGCCTCGTCGACGCCGTCCGAGCCGCCGTCCTGTCCGGTCATCGCCCGGAACGTGCGCGTGCCGAAGAACCATTGAAACATCTCCGGCCCACGCTTGCCAAGCGGGTTTTCAAGACTTTGGTCGGGCCCTGCTCCGAAGCCGTCGAGCGAGATGGAAAAACCTGCGACGCGAACTTTCGCCATACGGTGAGCCCTTCGTGTTCCGACGTGATCGTTCCGGCTGTATGGTCTAAGTCACTGATTGTGAGGCGCTGCAAGTCTAATCGGATGAGCCCTCGTGTTGGGATAGCACTTGGAGGTAACGGTCCAAAGCCTTGCGTTCCAACTCGGCCATGTAGAACAGAAATGGCGCGGGGTTCCCCACGCCCGGCACTTCGACCTGAGCGGCATGGATGACATCGAAGTACTTCGCCTTCTCTTGTGGATCAATGAGTATCGGCGCGTAGCCTTCGCGGATCAGGTGAAGGTTCTGCAGCAGCCGTGCCGTGCGGCCGTTTCCGTCCTTGAACGGGTGGATGGTCAACAGATCGAAGTGCAGGCGTGAAGCGATGTCGACGGGATGGACACCAGCGGCTTGGTCTTCGTGGTACCGCTCCATCATCTCGTCCAGCAACGCCGGAACCTTCATATAATTTGGCGGCACGTGCTGCGAGCCCCGAATGCTGACGCGCTCCTGGCGCACCTCGCCGGCGATCGGACTGTCCTTACCGACCACTGCTCGGTGCAGGTCGAGCACCCGCTCCAGAGTCAGCTCTACGCGCTTTTGTGCGAAGTCGAGCATCAGCGCGTAGGCCTCGGCGCCGTGCACGGCGTCGAGGTGGTCTTGGAGCGGCTTGCCGCCGATGGTGACGCCACTCTCGAGGACGACGATCGTCTCGCCGTGGGTCAGCGTACTGCCTTCGATGGCGTTCGTCGCATAGACGAACAAGGCGTCTTCCGCGCGCCAGTGCGGCCACAACACTTCAAGCTGCGCCTGGGTCAGCGGGCGCAGCTTCTCGATGTCACGTCTTCGGCTGGAGATTTCGTCCATGGCGGTCCTTAGCGTAGAGATTACCACACGAAAGTACGAAAACCCCAGGCCGTTGAGGCAAAATGCTCTCGGTTCTCCCACAAGAGGCGTGCACTTAGGTATATGGTGCGTCGAAATGTGATGCTATACTAGTCGATGGACCGGATGCGCGCTCAGCGCATCGGTCAGTAAAACCGAAGCGGCCCGATCAGCGGTAGGACGCTGACCGGGCCCGTCACCCGATGAAGGACCATCGAATGACAATCCGCGAGTTCGACGCACGCGCGTCGACCACCCGGCCCGTATCCTCGCGTGAGGATCGCGGCCGCCGTTCCACGGCCAGAGCCGCCTGGCTCCTCGGCCGGTTCATCCGCCGCGAGCCCGTCCGTGGGACTCGGGCGTAGCGTCCACGCGCGCTGACGTTGGACAGGGCTCGGTTGCGGCGCACGCGGCTTTTCCAATTTGAATCGCCGTGACGCGATCTCATCTATGCCGCCGAGAATATGCGCTTAAAAAATGGAAGAGCCCTCGGTACGCTCACCGAGGGCTCTTCGCAGTGGCCTAGGCTGTCGTGGCCGTTCTACCGCAAAAAGTCCCTCGGCGTAAAGCCTGCGCCGCGTCGGCGCAAACGGCCGTTTCGGACGGATCGTCGTTAGACGTAGCCGAGGAGCGCGAAGATGTCGGACTTGGGGGCCAGCGGAAAATCGAGCGTACGACTCAGCTCGCATCGCGGGCACCGTACGGAGCATCTGTACCTTGTGGTCGAAAATGCTGCGTGCATCCAAGACGTTCAGTACGGTACCCTCGATCGTGGTACGCTGCGCGCCGGGTATCACGCCGGCCGAGTCGGAAAAAATGTCGATCCGCATACGCGTTGTCGGATCGACCAGCTGGATCATCGCCTTCGGCACGCCGGGTCGCGCACGATGGTAGTGTGAGACGAGGAAGTCTCGTGTCACGCTCGGCGGAATTGCTTTCAGGCAGCGGGCGAGGAAGTCGAGATCGCCGACGACGGCGCGGCGAGCGGGTCGCCCGGCCGCTGCGAGATGCAGCTCGATCGCCGCGCCGCCGGTCAGCGCAACGTCGTCGGCGTCGAGATGGGCCACTAGCCGCGCCACCGAGAGCGCGGCCCGCCGCGTCAGACCGATTCGAGCTCCGCGGTTTCGTTGTCGTGCTGCTGCGCGTCGAAGGCGGCGCGCTTCGACTTCGCGGCGGCGTCGGCGAGCGAACCCTCCGGCGCGGCTTTCGAGGCGGCGAGTGCTTCGATCCCTTTCTTCACCGAGCCCAGCGCGCTGCTCAAGCGCACGTCGAGATCGGTGAGGACCTGCGCCGCGTACGCGTCTGCGCCTTCGCGGACGCGCGCCGCCTTCTGCTCGGCTTCCTTCAGCACGATCTCGGCGGTAGCGCGCGCGCGGCGGACGATCTCGTTGTCGTCGATCTGCGCGCTGGACGCCGACGACGCCTCCGCGACGATTGCTTGCGCCTTCTCCTGCGCCTCGCGCACGAGCCGGTCGCCGTTCTTCGCGATCGTGCGCGCTCGGCCAACCTCTTCGGGCAGCGAGGCGCGCAGCTTCTCGATCAGCTCGAGCAGCTTCTCCTCGCTCACGATGCGGTATCCCAGCGGAAGCACCGTGCCTTGCTTCACGGACGCTTCGAGCTTATCGATCACGCGATAGACGGACATGCGCTTCCTCCTAGGTCTTGTGCGGGGCGGGGCGTTTCGACTGCATGACGTGCAGCACGGCGGGCGGGACGTACTCGGCGACGTCGGCGCCGAGGTTGTAGACTTCCTTGACCAGGGTCGAGCTGACGAACGACCATTTCGGATCGCTGGGGAGAAAAACCGTGTCGACGCCCGAGAGCGAGCGGTTCATCAGCGCGGTCGACATCTCGCTCTCGAAGTCCGAGACGACGCGCAGGCCTTTGACGATCACGGTCGCCTCGGCGCTGCGCACGAAGTCGGCCAGCAGGCCGCGGAAGTGCGTCACCTCGACGTTCGGCAAGCTCTTCACCGACTCGGCGATCATCGTCTCGCGCTCGTCGAGCGTGAAGAGCGGCTCGCGCTTCTGCGGGTTGACGACGACCGCGACGACGACCTTGTCGAAGATCGCCGCCGCGCGCTCGATCACGTCCAAATGGCCGCACGTCAGCGGGTCGAACGAGCCCGGGTAGATTGCTGAATGGCCGCGCTGTGCGACGCCGTCGTTCACGCGGCTTCCTCCAGCGGGCGCAGAAACTCCAGCGCGACCTCGCCGTAGCGCTCGCTGCGCTCGAGGCGCATCCGCGGGTCGTCCGGCGCCGTTTCGCGCGCGGAGTGCTCGTAGACGACCGTCGTGCTCGGGCCGATCGCGCGGCGCGCGCGCAGCGCCTCGAACGCGGCCGACGGGTAGTCGTAGCGGTACGGCGGGTCGGCGAAGACGAGGTCGTAGCGGCCGTCGAGCGCGCGCACGGCGCGCTCGGCCGGCGCGTTGACGACGTCAACCTGCTCGGCGAGGCCCAACTCGCGCGCAGTGGCGCGCAGCGTCTCGGCAGTCGGGCGGTGCTTTTCGACGAAGGTGACGTGCTTGGCGCCGCGCGAGAGCGACTCGAAGCCGAGCGCGCCGCTCCCGGCGAAGAGGTCGAGGACCTGCGCGTCGTCGACGCGCGAGCCGAGGATCGAGAAGAGTGCTTCCTTCACCCGGGCCGGCGTCGGTCGAACCGCGCGTCCGGGGGGTGATGGAACACGCCGGCTGCGCAGCGTGCCGCCGGTGATCGTCAGCGTCCCCATATGAGTTATGGGGCGATGGTGTTCTCGACCAGCGCCTCCAGCTCCCCTAACGCGCGGATGATGCGGGTCGGCGGCGGGAGATCCTGTGGATAACTCTGGTTCTCCCAGTTGAACCAGACCGCGCGCAGCCCCGCCGCGAGCGCGCCGCCGGCATCGCCGCGCGCGTTGTCGCCGACGTACCACACCTGCTCGCGCGGAACCTCGAGCGCGGCGACGAGCGCCTCGAACGCGGCGCGCTCGGGCTTGACGGCGTGGATCGCGTCGCTGACGAGGATCTGCAAGCCGAGCGATTCGTCGCCGAGCGCGCGCGCGATCTTCTTCTGCTGCAGCGGCGTCCAGCCGTTGGTGAGGATTGCGCGCGGCACGCCGCGCGCGCGCAGCGAAGCGAGCAGCTCGACCGCGCCGCCGATCGGGCGAACCACCTCGTCGACGAGCGCGTAGCAGCATTCGCGCCAGCGCTCCGCGCTCGCCGAAGACGCGGGCACGCCGAGCAGCTCGGCGAAGCGGCGGAGCATCTCGTCCATCGACGTCGCGCCAGCGCGAAAGTCGGCGAGCAGCGCTTCGACCTGCTTGCGAACACGCTCGTCCTGCGAGTCGAGCGCGCGGCCCAGCTCGCGCGCGTAGTCGTACATCGCACGGCGCTCGAGCCCGTTGTCGACGCCCAGCGTGTGGTCGAAGTCGAACCCGAGCGCGATCATGCGGTGATCAGCATTGCGCGGGCGGAGGCGCTTTCGTCGAGGAGGGCGAGGAGGGGCGGTGCTCGAGCTGGTCCAGGTCGGGGTCGGCGGCGACGAGCGCGTCGGCGGCTTCTTTGGCGCGCATGTAGAGGGCGAAGTCGTCGACGATGCTGCCGATCGTCTCCGCTTCGCCGGCTTGCGCGGTGCCGGCGAGCTCGCCGGCTTTGCGCAGGCGCAAGTCTGCTTCGGCGATCTCGAAGCCGTCGGTGGTCTGCTCCAGGACGTCGAGGCGCTCGACTTCGCCGGCGTCGTCCGGCGGCACCAGAATGCAGTACGACTCGGCGACGCCGCGGCCGACGCGCCCGCGCAGCTGGTGCAGTTGCGCGAGGCCGTAGCGGTGCGCGTCGAGGACGACCATCACCGAAGCGTTCGGGACGTCGACGCCGACTTCGACGACCGTGGTCGAGACGAGCACGTCGGTCTCGCCGCGCTTGAAGCGGTCCATCACCGCGTCCTTCTCGCGCGGCGACATGCGGCCGTGAATCAGATCGACGCGCAGGTCGGGGAAGACCGATGTCTTCAGGCGCTGCGCCTCTTCGACCGCGGTGACCAGCTGCGGCGCGTCGGCGGAGTCGTTCGCTTCAATGGCGGCGGCCACGACGTACGCCTGCTGTCCGCGCGCGACGGCTTTGCGCACCAGCTCGTAGACTTCGTGCTTGCGGCTCTCGCGCACGACGAAGGTGCGGATCGGCGTGCGGCCGGGCGGGAGCTCGTCGATGATCGAGACGTCCATGTCGGCGTACTTCGTCTGCGCGAGCGTGCGCGGGATCGGCGTCGCCGTCATCGCGAGCGTGTGCGGCGCGGTGCTCTTGTCGCGCAGCGTCCGGCGCTGGTTGACGCCGAAGCGGTGCTGCTCGTCGATCACCACCAGGCCCAGGTCGCGGAACGCAACCGACTCGGTCAGCAGCGCGTGGGTTCCGACGGCGAGCGCGGCTTCGCCCGACGCGATCCGCTCTTCGGCGCGGCGGCGCTCGCGCGCAGCTTGCGAGCCGAAGACCGCTTCGACCGTCACGCCGAACGGGAGCAGCAGCGGCGCCAGCTTTGCGGCGTGCTGCGCGGCGAGGATCTCGGTCGGCGCCATCAGCGCCGACTGCACGCCGCCTTTGTGCGCGAGCACGATCGCCGCGGCGGCGACCAGCGTCTTGCCGCTGCCGACGTCGCCTTGCAGCAGCCGGTTCATCGGCGCCGTGCGACCCATGTCGGCCCAGATGCGCTCGATGACGCGGCGCTGCGCCGCGGTCGGCCGGAACGGCAGCTCGGCGGCGAACGCGTCCCATGCGCCGGCCGGGACGTTCAGCGCGCGCGCGCCGCCGGCCGCTTCGCGCCGAGCGCGCTTCACCGCGGCGGCGAGCGCGATCGCGAAGAACTCGTCGAACACGATCCGCTCGCGCGCCCGCGCGATTCCTTCCAGCGTGCGCGGCGCGTGCACCTCGCGCCACGCCTGCGCGAGCGGCGGGAAGCGAAACTTGCGCACCAGCGCGGGCGGCAGCGCGTCGGTGTGCTGCGCGATCATCCGCTCCAAGTTCTTCGCGACCGCGGCGCGGATCGTGCGCGTCGGCAGATCCTTCGACGCCGCGTAGACGGGGATGATCTCGCCTTCGTAGCGTTCGTTCTCGCGCAGCACGCGGTAGGCACCGACGTTGATCTCGGGGAGCAGCGTGCCGCCGCGCGCGACGCGACCGGCGACGAAGACGCGATCGCCCGGCGCAAGCTTCCCGGCGACGTACCGTTGGCCGAACCACTTCGCCTCGATCGTGCCGCTCTCGTCGCGCAGCATCGCGGTGACGAGCTGAAAGCGCCCGCGGCCGCGGCGCTCTTTGACGCTGAGCACGGTGCCGACGACGATCGCTTCGCCTTCGCGCAGGCTCGCGATCGGCATCGGCTCCCGCCAGTCGCGGTACGCGCGCGGAAGATAGCGCAGCAGATCGTCCGGCGCGTGCACGCCCAGCTCGGCGAACTTCGCCGCCGTTTCGGGGCCGATCCCCGCGAGCCCACTTAATCCGTGGGTTTGGCGCGTCGCGATAGCTCTGCTCCCACCTCGTCCAGCGAGACGCCGCGCTCGGCCAGCAGCACCAGCGCGTGATACAGCAGGTCCGCCGTCTCCCACACCAGCTCGCCGCGGTCGGCGTTCTTCGCGGCGATCACGACCTCGGTCGCTTCTTCGCCGATCTTCTTGCCGATGCGGTCGACTCCGCCCGCGAACAGCTTCGCGGTGTACGAGCCTTCGATCGGATGCCGTTTGCGCGAGTCGATCGTGCGCGCGAGCGCGCCGATCGCC encodes the following:
- a CDS encoding dihydrofolate reductase, which gives rise to MAKVRVAGFSISLDGFGAGPDQSLENPLGKRGPEMFQWFFGTRTFRAMTGQDGGSDGVDEAYAHRSMDGFGAFILGRNMFGPIRGAWPDESWKGWWGDNPPYHAPTFVLTHHPRDPIEMEGGTTFIFVTDGIESALEQAKAAANGRDVKIGGGVETVRQYLRAGLIDELHFAMSPVVLGQGEAMFGGIDLPALGYRVTEHQATENATHIILSR
- a CDS encoding MarR family transcriptional regulator, translated to MTWSPPAPRATGSCKSSARRSRTCNRIGSTRSTRRSHTSPEANDVQHLTFIPQLHRATHAVALALAADPQLDVSQAEAHVLAHLHESGPARISELHERFGHRRSTLTSVLDRLEQRALIARKNDPADRRSFIVSLTPRGRSLAAAVHRALLEIERAALAGLSKGKRAQVRAALDAFTASAEGRRGAGP
- the recG gene encoding ATP-dependent DNA helicase RecG, with protein sequence MGDGGPAVSRAGAAGRARRLAGRGGSRAIATRQTHGLSGLAGIGPETAAKFAELGVHAPDDLLRYLPRAYRDWREPMPIASLREGEAIVVGTVLSVKERRGRGRFQLVTAMLRDESGTIEAKWFGQRYVAGKLAPGDRVFVAGRVARGGTLLPEINVGAYRVLRENERYEGEIIPVYAASKDLPTRTIRAAVAKNLERMIAQHTDALPPALVRKFRFPPLAQAWREVHAPRTLEGIARARERIVFDEFFAIALAAAVKRARREAAGGARALNVPAGAWDAFAAELPFRPTAAQRRVIERIWADMGRTAPMNRLLQGDVGSGKTLVAAAAIVLAHKGGVQSALMAPTEILAAQHAAKLAPLLLPFGVTVEAVFGSQAARERRRAEERIASGEAALAVGTHALLTESVAFRDLGLVVIDEQHRFGVNQRRTLRDKSTAPHTLAMTATPIPRTLAQTKYADMDVSIIDELPPGRTPIRTFVVRESRKHEVYELVRKAVARGQQAYVVAAAIEANDSADAPQLVTAVEEAQRLKTSVFPDLRVDLIHGRMSPREKDAVMDRFKRGETDVLVSTTVVEVGVDVPNASVMVVLDAHRYGLAQLHQLRGRVGRGVAESYCILVPPDDAGEVERLDVLEQTTDGFEIAEADLRLRKAGELAGTAQAGEAETIGSIVDDFALYMRAKEAADALVAADPDLDQLEHRPSSPSSTKAPPPAQC
- a CDS encoding HAD family hydrolase — protein: MIALGFDFDHTLGVDNGLERRAMYDYARELGRALDSQDERVRKQVEALLADFRAGATSMDEMLRRFAELLGVPASSASAERWRECCYALVDEVVRPIGGAVELLASLRARGVPRAILTNGWTPLQQKKIARALGDESLGLQILVSDAIHAVKPERAAFEALVAALEVPREQVWYVGDNARGDAGGALAAGLRAVWFNWENQSYPQDLPPPTRIIRALGELEALVENTIAP
- the xth gene encoding exodeoxyribonuclease III, yielding MKIATYNVNGVNGRLPVLLDWLAQARPDVVCLQELKAPQEKFPADAIRAAGYGAIWLGQKSWNGVAILKRGEPPVQTRAGLPGEPDASHSRYIEASVDGLLIGCLYLPNGNPAPGPRFDYKLAWFDALLAYARELLARDVPVVLAGDYNVMPTELDVYKPERWVDDALFRPEVRAAFHRLAEQGWTDAVRTLHPGERIYTFWDYFRNAFSRDAGLRIDHIMLSPAVARRLVAAGVDRDVRAREKTSDHAPTWVELSPA
- a CDS encoding RES family NAD+ phosphorylase, with the protein product MRIYATRRPLQSQAHIRGVLCRESAAHGASRGGAIIRSSGLLAVPKRAMLILDVSLSQVLDLRDLYVQAELGVSASELHKPWLRDQDRGRFPLTQRIGEAARSERFEAIIAPSDADRPHGWNLVIIPEAMRRTSYVSSMRLLPTRLAFVPETLRGRISP
- a CDS encoding DUF2384 domain-containing protein — encoded protein: MPVAQKRQDMGIGGAALKRVAAEEVFDARGRVLAPALAEALDVSLRKIAKTAHLTERALRSNPTSERLQKPGRKIAVLLARLDDLLGSRRSTLIWLKSPRPQLDQASPLDLLIQGDFPSVETLVYALESGQPI
- the coaD gene encoding pantetheine-phosphate adenylyltransferase, translating into MNDGVAQRGHSAIYPGSFDPLTCGHLDVIERAAAIFDKVVVAVVVNPQKREPLFTLDERETMIAESVKSLPNVEVTHFRGLLADFVRSAEATVIVKGLRVVSDFESEMSTALMNRSLSGVDTVFLPSDPKWSFVSSTLVKEVYNLGADVAEYVPPAVLHVMQSKRPAPHKT
- the rsmD gene encoding 16S rRNA (guanine(966)-N(2))-methyltransferase RsmD produces the protein MGTLTITGGTLRSRRVPSPPGRAVRPTPARVKEALFSILGSRVDDAQVLDLFAGSGALGFESLSRGAKHVTFVEKHRPTAETLRATARELGLAEQVDVVNAPAERAVRALDGRYDLVFADPPYRYDYPSAAFEALRARRAIGPSTTVVYEHSARETAPDDPRMRLERSERYGEVALEFLRPLEEAA
- a CDS encoding Fic family protein → MDEISSRRRDIEKLRPLTQAQLEVLWPHWRAEDALFVYATNAIEGSTLTHGETIVVLESGVTIGGKPLQDHLDAVHGAEAYALMLDFAQKRVELTLERVLDLHRAVVGKDSPIAGEVRQERVSIRGSQHVPPNYMKVPALLDEMMERYHEDQAAGVHPVDIASRLHFDLLTIHPFKDGNGRTARLLQNLHLIREGYAPILIDPQEKAKYFDVIHAAQVEVPGVGNPAPFLFYMAELERKALDRYLQVLSQHEGSSD